Proteins encoded together in one Marinobacter salsuginis window:
- a CDS encoding glycerophosphodiester phosphodiesterase — protein sequence MIVYGHRGAKGEAPENTLPGFVHAHRHGIRHFELDLVLSKDGKPVLVHDLSVDRTTSQKGSISQYTAAELAAMDARRNTSSWPKPTGIPALEDLLDQFDDIEHLQLEVKKDTRQRLNILSNRLTEVIQRRNLYQTVAITSSDTWILKQIRRRNTNIRIGLVAERKFPRPLSMANRLGCDYLCINWKLCSKMLVEQAHRRGMHVSTWTVNRIHDMLQLEAMGVDSIITDYPTSTRMFFDNRARSALSLPQSQDGVTPNQEAVSAG from the coding sequence ATGATTGTCTACGGACACAGAGGCGCAAAGGGAGAAGCCCCGGAAAACACCCTCCCGGGATTTGTTCATGCTCATCGGCACGGTATCCGGCATTTCGAGCTGGATCTGGTGCTCTCAAAGGACGGCAAGCCGGTTCTTGTGCATGACCTTTCAGTAGACCGCACCACCAGTCAGAAAGGCAGCATCAGCCAGTACACAGCGGCCGAACTTGCAGCCATGGACGCTCGTCGTAACACCAGCTCCTGGCCCAAACCTACAGGGATCCCCGCCCTGGAAGACCTTCTCGATCAGTTCGACGACATCGAACACCTGCAACTGGAGGTCAAGAAGGATACGCGTCAGCGGCTGAACATCCTGAGCAATCGGCTGACCGAGGTGATCCAGCGTCGCAACCTTTACCAGACGGTGGCGATAACCTCGTCAGATACCTGGATCCTGAAACAGATCCGTAGGCGGAACACAAACATCCGCATCGGCCTCGTAGCGGAACGAAAGTTTCCACGGCCACTGAGCATGGCAAACCGGCTTGGCTGTGACTACCTCTGCATCAATTGGAAGCTGTGCTCCAAAATGCTGGTTGAACAGGCCCATCGCAGGGGTATGCATGTGTCCACCTGGACAGTGAACCGGATTCACGACATGTTGCAACTGGAAGCGATGGGGGTGGACAGCATCATCACCGATTATCCAACAAGCACACGCATGTTTTTCGATAATCGGGCCAGATCGGCGCTGTCGCTCCCCCAGAGTCAGGACGGAGTTACCCCGAACCAGGAGGCCGTCTCGGCGGGTTGA
- the sthA gene encoding Si-specific NAD(P)(+) transhydrogenase has protein sequence MAEHHYDVVVIGAGPSGEGAAMNATKHGKRVAIIEDKPTVGGNCTHWGTIPSKALRHSVKQIITFNTNQMFRDIGEPRWFSFPRVLQNAQKVIGKQVKLRTQFYSRNRVDLINGRAFFIDQNRIEVRGSKSSETLHFKQAIIATGSRPYLPPDVDFRHHRIYNSDTILNLSHTPRTLIIYGAGVIGSEYASIFAGLGVKVDLINPGSRLLSFLDDEISDALSYHLRNNGVLVRHNEQYESVVGDDHGVVLSLQSGKKIRADAFLWCNGRSGNTEKLGLENIGLVPNGRGQLAVDEHYRTEVENIYAAGDVIGWPSLASAAYDQGRSASSDIVDDEYFRFVSDVPTGIYTIPEISSVGKTERELTEAKVPYEVGQAFFKDLARAQITGEAVGMLKILFHRETRQILGIHCFGDQAAEIVHIGQAIMNQEGEANSLNYFINTTFNYPTMAEAYRVAALNGLNRIF, from the coding sequence ATGGCAGAACATCATTACGACGTCGTCGTTATCGGCGCCGGCCCGTCCGGCGAAGGCGCGGCGATGAATGCGACGAAACATGGCAAACGTGTCGCGATCATCGAGGACAAGCCTACCGTCGGCGGGAACTGCACTCACTGGGGCACCATCCCTTCCAAGGCGCTGCGCCACTCCGTCAAACAGATCATCACCTTCAACACCAATCAGATGTTCCGGGATATCGGGGAGCCCCGCTGGTTCTCCTTTCCCCGGGTACTTCAGAACGCCCAGAAGGTCATTGGCAAGCAGGTCAAGCTCCGAACCCAGTTCTATTCCCGCAACCGGGTGGATCTGATCAACGGGCGGGCTTTTTTCATCGACCAGAACCGTATTGAGGTCCGTGGCAGCAAGTCCTCCGAGACCCTTCACTTCAAGCAGGCGATTATCGCCACAGGGTCCAGGCCCTATCTTCCGCCAGATGTGGATTTCCGGCACCACCGTATCTACAACTCGGACACCATCCTGAACCTGTCCCATACTCCCAGAACCCTGATTATCTATGGCGCGGGCGTTATCGGCTCAGAATACGCGTCGATTTTTGCAGGGTTGGGCGTGAAGGTGGATCTGATCAACCCGGGTAGCCGGCTGTTGTCGTTCCTGGATGACGAAATTTCCGATGCCCTGAGTTACCACCTGCGCAATAACGGCGTCCTAGTGCGCCACAACGAGCAGTACGAGTCGGTTGTGGGTGATGACCACGGCGTAGTGCTGTCGCTGCAGTCCGGCAAGAAAATCCGTGCGGATGCATTCCTCTGGTGCAACGGGCGCAGTGGCAACACTGAGAAGCTTGGGCTGGAGAACATCGGCCTGGTGCCCAACGGTCGGGGTCAACTGGCGGTTGATGAGCACTACCGCACCGAGGTGGAGAATATCTACGCGGCGGGTGATGTGATCGGCTGGCCGAGTCTGGCAAGCGCGGCTTATGACCAGGGCCGTTCGGCGTCTTCAGACATTGTTGATGACGAGTACTTCCGCTTTGTGTCCGATGTGCCGACCGGGATCTACACCATTCCGGAAATCAGTTCCGTGGGGAAAACCGAGCGTGAACTGACTGAAGCCAAGGTGCCTTACGAGGTTGGACAGGCGTTCTTCAAGGATCTGGCCCGCGCGCAGATCACCGGAGAAGCGGTAGGCATGCTGAAAATCCTGTTCCACCGGGAGACCCGCCAGATTCTGGGTATCCACTGTTTCGGTGACCAGGCCGCAGAAATCGTTCACATCGGCCAGGCGATCATGAATCAGGAAGGAGAGGCCAACTCTCTGAACTACTTCATCAATACCACGTTCAATTACCCGACCATGGCGGAAGCCTACCGGGTTGCCGCATTGAATGGCCTGAATCGAATTTTCTAG